In Verrucomicrobiia bacterium, a single window of DNA contains:
- a CDS encoding type VI secretion system ImpA family N-terminal domain-containing protein, with amino-acid sequence MQENEKLGLIEPISLESPCGVDLRYDPEAEFDVLESMLTPAAGADPNWEEIRERALATLARGKDLRVMIILATASLKTEGLGGFNDCLEVMGEWLERYWENLHPILDEAEKAGKIEPRRCGILENLALIPGEPYQIVYRLRELPLIGKISMDMVSLALGDRAYEVAVPEEQRMRLDEIKAVIQTTPLSIVEQILNQCNRGLHLLGRIRQQLEKHRVQERFLPRFTPLESVLQEVVAFFSPFITATTSDIDQIVKLTKNMEKVLPEIEQYHTRLGQVLEAVEALIPAPPGSGLEQSNLLLRSQNVYKRLKDTAHTAGKLPPELVKTALGRLEEFQRVSRSMETVSISITKVQSRHDAEHLLEAVGDYYRQQEPSSPLPMLLSRARRWSRMSFRDILLDLELGEAAMGRVDSVLRPEKSRAENPENQP; translated from the coding sequence ATGCAGGAAAACGAGAAACTTGGATTAATTGAGCCAATCAGCCTAGAATCTCCGTGTGGGGTGGACCTCCGGTATGACCCAGAGGCTGAATTTGACGTATTGGAATCCATGCTAACACCCGCAGCAGGTGCCGACCCTAATTGGGAAGAAATTCGGGAACGGGCACTTGCCACGCTGGCGCGAGGCAAAGACCTTCGGGTTATGATCATCCTTGCAACGGCATCCTTGAAAACCGAAGGCCTTGGGGGATTCAATGACTGTCTGGAGGTAATGGGGGAATGGCTTGAGCGATACTGGGAGAATCTACATCCGATTCTTGACGAGGCTGAGAAGGCCGGCAAGATTGAGCCACGGCGTTGCGGCATTTTGGAGAATTTAGCCTTAATACCGGGAGAGCCTTATCAGATCGTTTACCGCTTGCGTGAATTACCTCTGATAGGGAAAATAAGCATGGATATGGTGTCTCTGGCCTTGGGGGATCGAGCTTACGAGGTGGCCGTGCCGGAAGAACAGCGCATGCGGCTTGATGAAATTAAAGCTGTGATACAAACTACACCTTTGTCAATTGTGGAACAAATCTTGAATCAATGTAACCGGGGACTGCATCTTTTAGGGAGAATAAGACAACAGTTGGAGAAGCACCGTGTTCAGGAGCGCTTTTTGCCGCGATTCACCCCTTTGGAATCAGTATTGCAGGAGGTCGTAGCCTTTTTCAGCCCTTTTATAACGGCTACTACGAGTGACATAGATCAGATTGTTAAGTTAACAAAGAACATGGAGAAGGTATTGCCAGAGATTGAGCAATACCATACTCGCCTAGGCCAGGTTTTGGAAGCCGTGGAGGCGCTCATCCCTGCGCCGCCGGGTTCCGGTCTTGAGCAATCAAATCTCCTTTTAAGAAGCCAAAATGTTTATAAGCGTCTGAAGGATACAGCTCATACCGCAGGCAAACTACCACCGGAATTAGTAAAGACAGCGCTTGGGAGGTTGGAGGAATTCCAACGTGTAAGTCGTTCAATGGAAACAGTGTCCATATCAATCACGAAGGTTCAGAGTCGTCATGATGCGGAACACCTTTTAGAAGCTGTGGGTGATTATTACCGACAGCAGGAACCTTCCAGCCCGTTGCCAATGCTGTTGTCACGTGCCAGGCGGTGGTCGAGAATGTCATTTCGGGATATTCTCCTAGACTTGGAACTGGGGGAGGCGGCCATGGGGAGGGTTGATAGCGTGCTCCGGCCAGAAAAATCACGGGCTGAGAATCCTGAGAATCAGCCCTAA
- the tssB gene encoding type VI secretion system contractile sheath small subunit, with translation MPLTIAEFIKRNRPPRVHIQYKPDINGPVLVDLPFVLGVMANLTGEASETHLVEDEKRKFIEIDKDNFETVLKKTAPKVCLKVDNKLGGSDSRLAVELTFKKMDDFSPAAIAQAVPELKAIYDKRQALNEIKNSPHRIKKVVAGLTKKDNATQIGPMLNRPVSGK, from the coding sequence ATGCCACTTACCATAGCTGAATTCATCAAACGAAATCGCCCACCACGGGTTCACATTCAGTATAAGCCCGATATTAACGGGCCGGTGTTGGTGGATTTGCCGTTCGTTCTAGGTGTGATGGCAAACCTGACGGGCGAGGCATCGGAAACTCACCTAGTAGAGGACGAGAAACGCAAGTTTATCGAAATTGATAAAGATAATTTTGAGACGGTTCTCAAAAAAACAGCGCCCAAGGTCTGCCTCAAAGTGGATAATAAACTGGGTGGAAGTGACTCAAGGCTCGCTGTGGAGCTCACATTCAAAAAGATGGACGACTTTTCGCCTGCCGCTATAGCTCAAGCTGTACCAGAGCTTAAGGCCATCTATGATAAGCGGCAAGCACTTAACGAAATTAAAAATTCTCCCCACAGAATCAAAAAGGTCGTGGCAGGACTGACTAAAAAGGATAATGCTACACAAATCGGCCCCATGCTCAATAGGCCGGTTTCGGGAAAATAA
- the tssC gene encoding type VI secretion system contractile sheath large subunit, with the protein MCAAENFNLERAVETVTALGPEAFLGVEELVQRVTEGSPNVIEGDLDRTLENMIAELDTKLTDQINEILHNPKLQELEATWRGLYFLVMNAETDASLRIQVLNATKEELAEVFDRYPGAKWDQSPLFKMIYGPLDTHGGKPFGCLIGDYYFSHSPTDVSVLKGMMQISAAAMAPFISGVSPELFGLESWQQIDEISDMAKLLEGKKYAGWRSLRENEDARFLGLTGPRFLARLPYGKSTRPVSEFDFEEEVDGKDHSKYLWANSAYAFGYCIARAYKISGWPARIWGPNTEDGMGGKLEGLPTHTFPTDDGDVDLKCPTEVAIGARRAKEFDTCGLIPLCHWKDADHASFMGAHSLQKVQKYQNQDDQENAELSARLSYLMTASRFGHYLKQIITEEIGTFKSREDMQNLLTNWIRQYVCADPGSASAIAKARQPLAAAEVEVQEVKGAPGYYTAKFSLRPHYQLESVNTDISLVARVPSARQST; encoded by the coding sequence ATGTGTGCCGCTGAGAATTTTAATTTGGAGCGAGCAGTGGAAACAGTCACCGCGTTAGGCCCCGAGGCCTTCCTTGGGGTTGAGGAGCTAGTTCAACGGGTGACAGAGGGATCTCCCAACGTCATCGAGGGTGACTTGGATCGCACTTTGGAAAACATGATCGCCGAATTAGATACCAAATTAACCGATCAAATAAATGAGATTTTGCACAATCCCAAATTGCAAGAATTGGAAGCTACATGGAGGGGTTTGTATTTTTTAGTCATGAATGCTGAGACTGATGCCTCTTTACGCATACAAGTACTAAATGCCACAAAGGAGGAGCTGGCCGAAGTATTCGACAGGTATCCAGGTGCCAAGTGGGATCAGAGCCCTCTTTTTAAAATGATTTACGGTCCCTTGGACACTCACGGTGGGAAACCATTCGGGTGCCTGATTGGAGACTACTACTTTTCACATTCGCCGACCGACGTTTCTGTGTTGAAGGGAATGATGCAGATAAGCGCGGCCGCCATGGCGCCATTCATCAGCGGAGTATCGCCAGAGCTTTTCGGCTTGGAAAGCTGGCAGCAGATAGATGAAATATCGGACATGGCCAAGCTCCTTGAAGGGAAGAAATACGCCGGATGGCGTTCGCTGAGAGAAAACGAGGATGCTCGTTTTCTGGGGCTGACCGGACCGCGGTTTCTAGCACGGCTTCCCTATGGCAAGAGCACCAGACCGGTCTCGGAATTTGATTTCGAGGAGGAAGTGGATGGCAAAGACCACAGCAAGTACCTTTGGGCGAATTCGGCTTATGCATTTGGATATTGCATTGCCCGAGCCTACAAAATCAGTGGGTGGCCTGCAAGAATATGGGGACCCAATACGGAAGATGGCATGGGAGGTAAACTTGAGGGTTTACCTACCCATACCTTCCCTACCGATGATGGGGATGTTGATCTAAAGTGTCCGACGGAGGTGGCGATTGGTGCGCGCAGAGCCAAAGAGTTCGATACGTGTGGCTTAATTCCTTTATGCCACTGGAAAGATGCAGACCATGCCTCCTTCATGGGAGCACATTCTTTGCAAAAGGTTCAGAAATACCAGAATCAAGATGACCAGGAAAATGCGGAGCTATCAGCGAGGTTAAGTTATCTGATGACAGCCAGTCGGTTCGGACATTATCTGAAGCAAATAATAACTGAAGAGATTGGCACCTTTAAATCGCGAGAGGATATGCAGAATCTGCTCACCAACTGGATTCGCCAGTATGTATGTGCTGATCCAGGGTCCGCTTCCGCGATTGCAAAAGCCAGACAACCATTGGCGGCGGCGGAGGTTGAGGTACAAGAAGTCAAAGGTGCTCCAGGATATTATACAGCCAAGTTTTCTCTGCGACCACATTATCAGCTTGAAAGTGTAAATACCGACATAAGTTTGGTTGCCAGGGTCCCATCGGCTCGCCAGAGTACATGA
- a CDS encoding type VI secretion system tube protein Hcp yields MATNYFLQVKGITGECTDKKHKDWMEVIEYQHGVVQESGATQAATGAHSTGRGQHENLKIIKYLDKSSPNLALYCSKGQHIDEVKLELNKMINGKQCPYMEYKLSKVLITSVKPRGVTVNNDSLPTEEVTFRYNKIEWTYTAYDDKGNTAGKTTASWDLTANEG; encoded by the coding sequence ATGGCGACAAATTATTTCCTTCAAGTTAAAGGAATCACGGGCGAGTGCACCGACAAAAAGCACAAGGATTGGATGGAAGTCATAGAATACCAGCATGGAGTTGTTCAGGAATCCGGGGCGACTCAAGCCGCCACCGGAGCCCACTCCACTGGTAGGGGTCAACACGAAAACCTTAAGATCATCAAATACCTCGACAAAAGCAGTCCCAATCTGGCCCTGTATTGCTCCAAAGGGCAGCACATCGATGAAGTAAAATTGGAATTGAACAAAATGATAAACGGCAAGCAATGTCCCTACATGGAATACAAGCTGTCGAAAGTATTGATTACTTCGGTCAAACCGCGCGGAGTGACGGTCAACAATGACAGTTTGCCCACTGAAGAGGTGACATTCCGTTACAATAAAATTGAGTGGACGTATACGGCCTATGACGACAAAGGGAACACTGCGGGCAAGACTACAGCATCTTGGGATTTAACCGCGAACGAGGGCTGA
- the tssE gene encoding type VI secretion system baseplate subunit TssE, whose product MRPTSTLPCLFERICSGESASAKGGIHSRLVSISQYRKSVLEDLRNLLGNCAILKDEEAASYPESACSVLNYGIRFAWGSNMGLQEMPALEYHIKDLLLIYEPRFDRASLKVTARPQAERPDSVALEIEAQLWCHPVPEYLKYETRLDLNVGVFVFNNLG is encoded by the coding sequence ATGAGGCCAACTTCCACTTTGCCTTGCCTATTTGAGCGCATATGTTCCGGGGAAAGTGCCAGTGCCAAAGGTGGCATCCACTCACGGTTGGTTTCAATTAGCCAGTATCGTAAATCAGTACTGGAGGATTTAAGGAACCTGTTGGGAAACTGTGCGATATTGAAAGATGAGGAGGCCGCATCCTACCCTGAAAGTGCGTGCTCGGTCTTGAATTATGGCATTCGTTTCGCATGGGGATCCAACATGGGGCTTCAAGAAATGCCTGCATTGGAATATCATATTAAAGACCTGCTGCTGATATATGAACCACGTTTTGACCGAGCTTCCTTGAAAGTGACAGCGAGACCTCAAGCAGAACGTCCAGATTCTGTAGCTTTGGAGATTGAAGCGCAATTGTGGTGCCATCCTGTGCCTGAATATTTAAAATATGAAACCCGATTAGATCTAAATGTAGGAGTGTTTGTTTTTAATAACTTAGGATGA